In one Oscillospiraceae bacterium genomic region, the following are encoded:
- a CDS encoding AraC family transcriptional regulator: MHAWEQIQKTLDYIEEHLDGELSPEGLAAVACLSPFYYQRLFSRLVKKPVAEYVRLRRMARAAEALRDGDRRILDVALSLGFSSHGHFTRTFKDTFGMTPDEYRGDPRPLNRMTKPELLLHYTLVDEGVPLVTDGIVLEISRRRLDAPVPCLGLERRMPASFVEGLGTQSGEDPLDGLWRDFHTRKAAIPGLTEDSPEIGVTHPCGRADQFCYFAGGEAGAGAGAGAGYAAWTLPQGAYIVCSFEAECFEALVMDALYKAQQYLYGAWLPGHGVQTEPFCAERYAGHSPETTRMELWLKCVGE, from the coding sequence ATGCACGCATGGGAACAAATACAAAAGACCCTGGACTATATTGAAGAACACCTGGACGGGGAACTCAGCCCGGAAGGGCTGGCGGCGGTGGCCTGCCTGTCCCCCTTTTACTATCAGAGGCTGTTCAGCAGGCTGGTGAAAAAGCCGGTGGCGGAGTACGTGCGCCTGCGCCGTATGGCGAGGGCCGCCGAGGCGCTGCGGGACGGAGATCGGCGGATTCTGGACGTGGCCCTCTCCCTGGGCTTCTCCTCCCACGGGCACTTCACCCGCACGTTCAAGGATACCTTCGGAATGACCCCAGACGAGTACCGCGGCGATCCCCGGCCCCTCAACCGGATGACCAAGCCCGAGCTGCTGCTCCACTACACCCTTGTCGACGAGGGGGTCCCCCTCGTCACCGACGGAATCGTGCTGGAAATTTCCAGGCGGCGGCTGGACGCGCCGGTACCCTGCCTGGGCCTGGAGCGGCGCATGCCGGCGTCCTTTGTGGAGGGCCTGGGCACGCAGTCGGGCGAGGACCCGCTGGACGGCCTCTGGCGGGACTTCCACACGCGCAAGGCCGCCATACCGGGGCTTACGGAGGACAGCCCGGAGATCGGCGTCACCCACCCCTGCGGCCGGGCGGATCAGTTCTGCTACTTCGCCGGCGGGGAGGCCGGGGCCGGAGCGGGAGCAGGGGCGGGCTATGCCGCCTGGACGCTGCCGCAGGGGGCGTATATCGTCTGCTCGTTTGAGGCCGAGTGCTTCGAGGCGCTGGTGATGGACGCGCTCTACAAGGCCCAGCAGTACCTGTACGGCGCCTGGCTTCCCGGGCATGGCGTGCAAACCGAGCCCTTCTGCGCCGAGCGTTATGCCGGCCACAGCCCGGAGACTACCCGCATGGAGCTCTGGCTCAAATGTGTCGGGGAGTAA
- the vanR gene encoding DNA-binding response regulator produces MDAHILVVDDEPEIADLVEVYLQSEGCTVTKCYTGAQALERIRTEKLDLAVLDVMLPDVSGFTLCGEIRKDYHFPVIMLTAKAEDMDKITGLTIGADDYITKPFNPLELVARVKAQLRRYTRYNEAEKSAAAAGDVIDFNGLVINRGTHECQLYDKSLGLTPIEFDILWMLCENRGQVISAERLFETVWGEKYLDRNNTVMVHIRRLREKMGEPSRNPRFIKTVWGVGYKID; encoded by the coding sequence ATGGACGCACATATTTTGGTCGTGGACGACGAGCCCGAAATCGCCGATCTGGTGGAGGTCTACCTCCAGAGCGAGGGCTGCACCGTGACCAAGTGCTACACCGGGGCCCAGGCCCTGGAGCGCATCCGCACCGAGAAGCTGGATTTGGCGGTGCTGGACGTGATGCTGCCCGACGTGTCGGGCTTCACGCTGTGCGGGGAGATCCGCAAGGACTACCACTTCCCCGTCATCATGCTCACGGCCAAGGCGGAGGACATGGACAAGATCACCGGACTGACCATCGGGGCGGACGACTACATCACCAAGCCTTTCAACCCCCTGGAGCTGGTGGCCCGGGTCAAGGCCCAGCTGCGGCGCTACACCCGCTACAACGAGGCGGAGAAGTCGGCCGCCGCCGCGGGGGACGTGATCGACTTCAACGGCCTGGTCATCAACCGCGGCACCCACGAGTGCCAGCTCTACGACAAGTCCCTGGGCCTCACCCCCATCGAGTTCGACATCCTCTGGATGCTGTGCGAGAACCGGGGGCAGGTCATCTCCGCCGAGCGCCTGTTCGAGACGGTTTGGGGGGAGAAGTACCTGGACCGCAACAACACCGTCATGGTCCACATCCGCCGCCTGCGGGAGAAGATGGGCGAGCCGTCGCGCAACCCCCGGTTTATCAAGACGGTGTGGGGCGTGGGGTACAAGATCGACTGA
- the purL gene encoding phosphoribosylformylglycinamidine synthase codes for MGEWDMGNVFRCYAEKKPGFDVEAQGLLNELRTALGLTGLTGVRVLHRYDVEGITPQVYAAARASIFAEPQVDAVYDEDFPDVPGAHLLCVEALPGQYDQRSDSASQCIQLMTGAERPLCAAATVYLLEGALSASDLEKAKGYLINPVEAREASPDKPDTLRRDYPAPGAVPVLEGFTALDDAGLDGVLAQYGLAMDRNDLKFFQNYMRLEEGRDPTVTELRLVDTYWSDHCRHTTFSTHLEDVKIDDPEVREAYEAYLAARVEVYGGERAAARHRTLMDLATIAAKVLKKRGELPELDESEEINACSIRVTATVDGQEQEWLLMFKNETHNHPTEIEPFGGAATCIGGAIRDPLSGRAYVYQAMRVTGCGDPRAPMDGTLEGKLPQRKLCTTAAAGYSSYGNQIGLCTGQVSELYHPGYVAKHMELGAVVGAAPAANVVRERPAPGDVVILLGGRTGRDGIGGATGSSKSHDLKSLDTMASEVQKGNAPEERKIQRLFRDPEVTRLIKRCNDFGAGGVSVAIGELADGLSIDLDKVRKKYDGLDGTELAISESQERMAVVVAPGDAERFIAAADAENLEAYVVASVTEAPRMVMTWRGETVADLSREFLNSNGADKHTDVAVGAAPRAAAPTARTLREVAGDLNLGLQRGLGERFDGTIGAASVLLPFGGRRQRTPAQAMAALLPVGPGHDTGLCSVMAWGADPARMCENPYLGALSAVTTSVAKLVASGCDADRAYLSFQEYFEKLRDDPSRWGKPFAALLGAFTAQMGLGCAAIGGKDSMSGSFLDLDVPPTLVSFAIAPEQAENVISPEFKGAGHPVRLFATEDERNFTAIRALWKEVTALCRAGKIKSAWAVGPGGIAEGVIKMSFGNGVGFRGGSAASSMWYGAMPGGILAECDEDVADGVLIGYTTAEPYVELDGQREAVEDLLAVSEGVLEDVYPTRTGESGAVEPISWTGRSPAVCRSKTARPRAVIPVFPGTNCEYDTAAACVKAGIEPNILVVRNQTAGGLAQSAQALAEAIRAAQMVVLPGGFSGGDEPEGSAKFICSFFRNPRLTDVVHELLNHRDGLMLGICNGFQALVKLGLLPYGEIRPAMDEDCPTLTFNSIGRHQSRYVTTRVASVRSPWMLKCAVGDLHAIPVSHGEGRFVAPQGVLEALIARGQIATQYVDGAGAPSMDIDVNPNGSLLAIEGIFSPDGRVFGKMGHSERYGRWVGVNIPGDKHQPLFESGAAYFK; via the coding sequence GTGGGGGAATGGGATATGGGTAACGTATTTCGCTGCTACGCGGAGAAAAAGCCGGGCTTCGACGTGGAGGCCCAGGGGCTGCTGAACGAGCTGCGCACGGCGCTGGGCCTCACGGGGCTGACCGGGGTGCGGGTGCTGCACCGCTACGACGTGGAGGGCATTACGCCGCAGGTGTACGCCGCGGCCCGGGCCTCCATTTTCGCCGAGCCCCAGGTGGACGCGGTGTACGACGAGGACTTCCCGGACGTGCCCGGCGCGCACCTGCTGTGCGTGGAGGCCCTGCCGGGGCAGTACGACCAGCGCTCCGACTCGGCCAGCCAGTGCATCCAGCTCATGACCGGCGCGGAGCGGCCCCTCTGCGCCGCCGCCACGGTCTACCTGCTGGAGGGGGCGCTCTCCGCCTCCGACCTGGAGAAGGCCAAGGGCTACCTCATCAACCCCGTGGAGGCCCGGGAGGCCTCCCCGGACAAGCCGGACACCCTGCGCAGGGACTACCCCGCCCCCGGGGCGGTGCCCGTGCTGGAGGGCTTCACCGCCCTGGACGACGCCGGCCTGGACGGGGTGCTGGCCCAATACGGGCTGGCTATGGATCGGAACGACCTGAAATTCTTCCAGAACTACATGCGCCTGGAGGAGGGCAGGGATCCCACCGTCACCGAGCTGCGGCTGGTGGACACCTACTGGTCCGACCACTGCCGCCACACCACCTTCTCCACCCACCTGGAGGACGTTAAAATCGACGACCCCGAGGTGCGGGAGGCCTACGAGGCCTATTTGGCCGCCCGGGTGGAGGTCTACGGCGGGGAACGCGCCGCCGCCCGCCACCGCACCCTGATGGATCTGGCCACCATTGCGGCCAAGGTGCTCAAGAAGCGGGGCGAGCTGCCTGAGCTGGACGAGAGCGAGGAGATCAACGCCTGCTCCATCCGCGTCACCGCCACGGTGGACGGCCAGGAGCAGGAGTGGCTGCTCATGTTCAAAAACGAGACCCACAACCACCCCACCGAGATTGAGCCCTTCGGCGGCGCGGCCACCTGCATCGGCGGGGCCATCCGGGACCCCCTGTCCGGCCGGGCCTACGTCTACCAGGCCATGCGCGTCACCGGCTGCGGCGACCCCCGCGCCCCCATGGACGGCACGCTGGAGGGCAAGCTGCCCCAGCGCAAGCTGTGCACCACCGCGGCGGCGGGCTACTCCTCCTACGGCAACCAGATAGGCCTGTGCACCGGCCAGGTCAGCGAGCTCTACCACCCCGGCTACGTGGCCAAGCACATGGAGCTGGGGGCCGTGGTGGGGGCCGCCCCGGCGGCGAACGTGGTGCGCGAGCGCCCCGCGCCCGGCGACGTGGTGATCCTGCTGGGGGGCCGCACCGGGCGGGACGGCATCGGCGGGGCCACCGGCTCCTCCAAGAGCCACGATCTGAAGAGCCTGGACACCATGGCCTCCGAGGTGCAGAAGGGCAACGCCCCCGAGGAGCGCAAGATCCAGCGCCTGTTCCGCGACCCGGAGGTGACCCGCCTCATCAAGCGCTGCAACGACTTCGGCGCGGGCGGCGTCAGCGTGGCCATCGGAGAATTGGCGGATGGATTAAGCATCGACCTGGACAAGGTACGCAAGAAGTACGACGGCCTGGATGGCACGGAGCTGGCCATCTCCGAGAGTCAGGAGCGCATGGCCGTGGTGGTGGCCCCCGGCGACGCGGAGCGCTTCATCGCGGCGGCGGACGCGGAGAACCTGGAGGCCTACGTGGTGGCCTCGGTCACCGAGGCGCCCCGCATGGTCATGACCTGGCGCGGGGAGACCGTGGCCGACCTGTCCCGGGAATTCCTCAACTCCAACGGCGCGGACAAGCATACCGACGTGGCGGTGGGGGCGGCCCCCCGCGCCGCCGCGCCCACGGCCCGCACCCTGCGGGAGGTGGCGGGCGACCTGAACCTGGGCCTCCAGCGGGGCCTGGGGGAGCGGTTCGACGGCACCATCGGCGCCGCCTCGGTGCTGCTGCCCTTCGGCGGCAGGCGCCAGCGCACCCCGGCCCAGGCCATGGCCGCCCTGCTGCCCGTGGGGCCGGGCCACGACACCGGGCTGTGCTCCGTAATGGCCTGGGGCGCCGACCCCGCGCGCATGTGCGAGAACCCCTACCTGGGCGCGCTGAGCGCGGTGACCACCAGCGTGGCCAAGCTGGTGGCCTCCGGCTGCGACGCGGACAGGGCCTACTTATCCTTCCAGGAGTACTTTGAAAAGCTGCGGGACGATCCCAGCCGCTGGGGCAAGCCCTTCGCCGCCCTGCTGGGGGCCTTCACCGCCCAGATGGGCCTGGGGTGCGCCGCCATCGGCGGCAAGGACTCCATGTCCGGCTCCTTCCTGGATCTGGACGTGCCCCCTACCCTGGTCTCCTTCGCCATCGCCCCCGAGCAGGCGGAGAACGTGATTTCCCCCGAGTTCAAGGGGGCCGGCCACCCGGTGCGCCTCTTCGCCACCGAGGACGAGCGCAACTTCACCGCCATCCGCGCGCTGTGGAAGGAGGTCACCGCCCTGTGCCGGGCCGGGAAGATCAAGTCCGCCTGGGCCGTGGGCCCCGGCGGCATCGCCGAGGGCGTGATCAAGATGTCCTTCGGCAACGGCGTGGGCTTCCGGGGCGGGAGCGCCGCCTCCTCGATGTGGTACGGGGCCATGCCCGGCGGCATCCTCGCCGAGTGCGACGAGGACGTGGCGGACGGCGTGCTGATCGGCTATACCACCGCCGAGCCCTACGTGGAGCTGGACGGCCAGCGGGAGGCCGTCGAGGATCTGCTGGCCGTGTCCGAGGGTGTGCTGGAGGACGTGTACCCCACCCGCACGGGCGAGTCCGGGGCGGTGGAGCCCATCTCCTGGACGGGGCGCTCCCCGGCGGTGTGCCGGTCGAAAACCGCCCGGCCCAGGGCGGTCATCCCCGTCTTCCCCGGCACCAACTGCGAGTACGACACCGCCGCCGCCTGCGTCAAGGCGGGCATCGAGCCCAACATCCTGGTGGTGCGCAACCAGACCGCCGGGGGCCTGGCCCAGTCCGCCCAGGCGCTGGCGGAGGCCATCCGTGCGGCCCAGATGGTGGTGCTGCCCGGCGGCTTCTCCGGCGGCGACGAGCCGGAGGGCTCCGCCAAGTTCATCTGCTCCTTCTTCCGCAACCCCCGGCTCACCGACGTGGTGCACGAGCTGCTGAACCACCGGGACGGCCTGATGCTGGGCATCTGCAACGGCTTCCAGGCCCTGGTCAAGCTGGGCCTGCTGCCCTACGGGGAGATCCGCCCCGCCATGGACGAGGACTGCCCCACCCTGACCTTCAACTCCATCGGCAGGCACCAGAGCCGCTATGTCACCACCCGGGTGGCCTCCGTTCGGTCCCCCTGGATGCTGAAGTGCGCGGTGGGGGATCTCCACGCCATTCCGGTCTCCCACGGCGAGGGCCGCTTCGTGGCCCCCCAGGGCGTGCTGGAGGCGCTGATCGCCCGCGGGCAGATCGCCACCCAGTACGTGGACGGGGCGGGCGCGCCCTCCATGGACATCGACGTGAACCCCAACGGCTCCCTGCTGGCCATCGAGGGGATCTTCTCCCCCGACGGGCGGGTGTTCGGCAAGATGGGCCACTCCGAGCGCTACGGGCGCTGGGTGGGCGTCAACATCCCCGGCGACAAGCACCAGCCCCTCTTCGAGAGCGGCGCGGCGTACTTTAAGTAA
- a CDS encoding peptide-binding protein yields the protein MRIRRLTSIILALALVFALAACGGEGPVPTPTPAPTPAPSGSLEPEPEAQAFALPCYPESGFHPITGANRTNLQLAPLMYEGLFELNGAFEPATVLCQSWQAAEDGLSWSFTLKSATFSDGSAVTAQDAAYSINLARTSALYAARLTGVTGAAANADGGLTVTLSAPNGALPALLDIPIVRENGEGPPLGTGPYVLREGADGLSLEGRSGWWQGKALPVDSIPLRRVQEADDLIYAFDTRDISLVSTDFTGTNALGYSGSYETLDYPTSVMLYVGFNTKSGACRDAAVRRALSRDFDRAACATVLLSRHAQAAALPFPPGTKYYDAELADTLAYDPQGAAALLEEAGWTLQDGKMVRGRETLALKLVVNQDNTYKLGVAEALATSLSNLGITVSLEKLSWDEYVAALEKGSFDIYLGEARLTADFDLRPLLRDGGALNYGGFADRDTAALQEAYQTAAGNARVRAAQALNRDFLEKAPFAVLCFKNWSVLTQWGQVEGLASTQQNVFYGFADWKIN from the coding sequence TTGAGAATACGCCGTCTGACAAGCATAATATTGGCGCTGGCGCTGGTTTTCGCCCTCGCCGCCTGCGGCGGGGAGGGGCCGGTTCCAACGCCCACCCCGGCGCCCACCCCAGCCCCCAGCGGCAGCCTTGAGCCGGAGCCGGAGGCGCAGGCCTTCGCCCTGCCCTGCTACCCGGAGAGCGGCTTCCACCCCATCACGGGGGCCAACCGCACCAACCTCCAGCTCGCCCCCCTGATGTACGAGGGGCTCTTTGAGCTGAACGGGGCCTTCGAGCCCGCCACCGTGCTCTGCCAGAGCTGGCAGGCGGCGGAGGACGGCCTGTCCTGGAGCTTCACCCTCAAGTCCGCAACCTTCTCCGACGGCAGCGCCGTCACGGCCCAGGATGCGGCCTACTCCATCAACCTGGCCCGCACCAGCGCCCTCTACGCCGCCCGGCTGACCGGGGTCACCGGGGCGGCGGCCAACGCCGACGGCGGGCTGACCGTGACCCTCTCCGCTCCCAACGGGGCGCTGCCCGCCCTGCTGGACATCCCCATCGTCCGGGAGAACGGGGAGGGCCCGCCCCTGGGCACCGGGCCCTACGTGCTGCGGGAGGGGGCGGACGGCCTGTCCCTGGAGGGGCGCTCCGGCTGGTGGCAGGGCAAGGCCCTGCCCGTGGACAGCATCCCCCTGCGCCGGGTGCAGGAGGCCGACGACCTCATCTACGCCTTCGACACCCGGGACATCTCCCTGGTGAGCACCGACTTCACCGGCACCAACGCCCTGGGGTATTCGGGCAGCTACGAGACCCTGGACTACCCCACCAGCGTGATGCTCTACGTGGGCTTCAACACCAAATCGGGCGCGTGCCGGGACGCGGCGGTCCGCCGGGCCCTGAGCCGGGACTTCGACCGCGCGGCCTGCGCCACCGTGCTGCTCTCCCGCCACGCCCAGGCCGCGGCCCTCCCCTTCCCGCCGGGCACCAAGTACTATGACGCCGAGCTGGCGGACACCCTGGCCTACGACCCCCAGGGCGCCGCGGCGCTGCTGGAGGAGGCGGGCTGGACGCTCCAGGACGGGAAGATGGTCCGGGGGCGGGAGACCCTGGCCCTGAAGCTGGTGGTCAACCAGGACAACACCTACAAGCTGGGCGTGGCGGAGGCCCTGGCCACCTCCCTGTCCAACCTGGGGATCACGGTGTCGCTGGAGAAGCTGTCCTGGGACGAGTACGTCGCCGCCCTGGAGAAGGGCAGCTTCGATATTTACCTGGGGGAGGCCCGCCTCACCGCGGACTTCGACCTCAGGCCCCTGCTGCGGGACGGCGGCGCGCTCAATTACGGCGGCTTCGCCGACCGGGACACCGCGGCGCTCCAGGAGGCCTACCAGACCGCGGCGGGCAACGCCCGGGTGCGGGCGGCCCAGGCGCTGAACCGGGATTTCCTGGAGAAGGCGCCCTTCGCGGTGCTGTGCTTCAAAAACTGGTCCGTGCTCACCCAGTGGGGGCAGGTGGAGGGGCTGGCCTCCACCCAGCAGAACGTATTCTACGGCTTTGCCGATTGGAAGATCAATTAG
- a CDS encoding laccase domain protein — MKLAQTSVNGVPFGYDPAISAAGGCAHGFSTREGGVSEGIYASLNLGANRGDDAQKVRENYRRFCAAIGAQPDKLVFSSQVHSDVVRTVTAADAGKGLDRTSDYDADGLVTDVPGLGLTVFGADCLPILFYDPVRRVVAAVHAGWRGTALGIAERAVEKMAGHYGSDPADILAAIGPGIGRCCFETHEDVPNAMTEALGAAALRYIEVLPTGKFKVDLKGLNAQRLERAGVLAEHIAVSDECTVCSSDKYWSHRATHGQRGSQAAVIMLK; from the coding sequence ATGAAACTGGCACAGACAAGCGTAAACGGCGTGCCCTTCGGGTACGACCCGGCCATATCCGCCGCGGGCGGGTGCGCCCACGGCTTCTCCACCCGGGAGGGCGGGGTGAGCGAGGGGATCTACGCCTCCCTGAACCTGGGGGCCAACCGGGGGGACGATGCGCAGAAGGTGCGGGAGAACTACCGCCGCTTCTGCGCCGCCATCGGGGCGCAGCCGGACAAGCTGGTGTTCTCCAGCCAGGTCCACTCCGACGTGGTGCGCACCGTGACGGCCGCCGACGCGGGCAAGGGCCTGGACCGGACGTCCGACTACGACGCCGACGGCCTGGTGACCGACGTGCCCGGGCTGGGGCTGACCGTCTTTGGAGCGGACTGCCTGCCCATCCTCTTCTACGACCCGGTGCGCCGGGTGGTCGCCGCCGTCCACGCGGGCTGGCGGGGCACCGCCCTGGGCATCGCGGAGCGGGCGGTGGAGAAGATGGCCGGCCACTACGGCAGCGACCCGGCGGACATCCTGGCCGCCATCGGCCCCGGCATCGGCCGCTGCTGCTTCGAGACCCACGAGGACGTGCCCAACGCCATGACCGAGGCCCTGGGCGCCGCCGCGCTGCGCTACATCGAGGTGCTGCCCACCGGGAAGTTCAAGGTGGACCTGAAGGGCCTCAACGCCCAGCGGCTGGAGCGGGCCGGGGTGCTGGCGGAGCACATCGCGGTGTCGGACGAGTGCACCGTGTGCAGCAGCGACAAGTACTGGTCCCACCGCGCCACCCACGGCCAGCGGGGGAGCCAGGCCGCGGTGATTATGCTGAAATGA
- the secA gene encoding protein translocase subunit SecA, whose amino-acid sequence MGILKKLFGSSSQKEIKAINPLVDRIMGMEEEYKALTDAQLQAKTPEFKARLAGGETLDQILPEAFATAREAAWRVLGMRPYRVQVIGGIILHQGRIAEMKTGEGKTLVATLPAYLNALAGEGVHIVTVNDYLAKRDSEWMGKVYRFLGLTVGLVIHDVAPGDRKASYAADITYGTNNEFGFDYLRDNMAIYATEMVQRGHSFAIVDEVDSILIDEARTPLIISGQGDKSTQMYTIVDSFVSRLKGQRVTSVDTKEEEDPDVDADYIVDEKARTVTLTARGIAKAEQQFQIENLADPENTTLSHHINQAIRARGLMRRDIDYVVKDGEVIIVDEFTGRLMYGRRYSEGLHQAIEAKEHVEVARESKTLATITFQNYFRLYDKLSGMTGTALTEEEEFNTIYSLDIVEIPTNKPLARKDNPDVVYKTEGGKLRAAVEQIAQCNAKGQPVLVGTVSIEKSEHLSEMLKRKGIKHNVLNAKNHEKEAEIVAQAGKFGAVTVATNMAGRGTDIMLGGNAEYLAKADLKKAGLSDELIAEATGFAETDNQEINEARRMFSEAEAKYKGEIQAEADKVRAVGGLFILGTERHESRRIDNQLRGRAGRQGDPGETKFYLSLEDDIMRLFGSERVMGMMERLGVDEDTPIDAKMLSGAIENAQKQVESRNFQTRKTVLEYDDVMNTQRKVIYEQRRKVLDGDNLKDSVQTMLSTVISSEVGRHLGDQKHLDAEAWREVRAQFKGLFLGGDELAMPEEELQKYGAEELSGLLLERATAVYARKEKELGEPLMRELERVMMLRVVDEYWMDNIDAMTELRQGIGLRAYGQNDPVVEYKREGYEMFENMIAAIQEETIRRIFLARVQVGAGVKRERVAKVTGESAGSDGTVKKQPVKKSKKPGRNDPCPCGSGKKYKKCCGMYDEE is encoded by the coding sequence ATGGGCATTCTCAAAAAACTCTTCGGCTCCAGCTCCCAGAAGGAGATCAAGGCGATTAACCCCCTGGTGGACAGGATTATGGGGATGGAGGAGGAATATAAGGCCCTCACCGACGCGCAGCTCCAGGCCAAAACCCCGGAATTCAAGGCCCGCCTCGCCGGCGGCGAGACGCTGGACCAGATCCTCCCCGAGGCCTTCGCCACCGCGCGGGAGGCCGCGTGGCGCGTGCTGGGCATGCGCCCCTACCGGGTGCAGGTCATCGGCGGCATCATCCTGCACCAGGGCCGCATCGCCGAGATGAAGACCGGCGAGGGCAAGACCCTGGTGGCCACCCTGCCCGCCTACCTCAACGCCCTGGCGGGCGAGGGCGTGCACATCGTCACCGTCAACGACTACCTGGCCAAGCGCGACAGCGAGTGGATGGGCAAGGTCTACCGCTTTTTGGGCCTCACCGTGGGCCTGGTGATCCACGACGTGGCCCCCGGCGACCGCAAGGCCTCCTACGCCGCTGACATCACCTACGGCACCAACAACGAGTTCGGCTTCGACTACCTGCGCGACAACATGGCCATCTACGCCACCGAGATGGTGCAGCGGGGCCACTCCTTCGCCATCGTGGACGAGGTGGACTCCATCCTCATCGACGAGGCCCGCACCCCCCTGATCATCTCCGGCCAGGGGGACAAGTCCACCCAGATGTACACCATCGTGGACTCCTTCGTCTCCCGCCTCAAGGGCCAGCGCGTCACCAGCGTGGACACCAAGGAGGAGGAGGACCCCGACGTGGACGCGGACTACATCGTGGACGAGAAAGCCCGCACCGTCACCCTCACCGCCCGGGGCATCGCCAAGGCGGAGCAGCAGTTCCAGATCGAGAACCTGGCCGACCCGGAGAACACCACCCTCTCCCACCACATCAACCAGGCCATCCGGGCCCGGGGCCTCATGCGCCGGGACATCGACTACGTGGTCAAGGACGGCGAGGTCATCATCGTGGACGAGTTCACCGGCCGCCTGATGTACGGCCGGCGCTACTCCGAGGGCCTGCACCAGGCCATCGAGGCCAAGGAGCACGTGGAGGTGGCCCGCGAGTCCAAGACCCTGGCCACCATCACCTTCCAGAATTACTTCCGGCTCTACGACAAGCTCTCCGGCATGACGGGCACCGCCCTGACCGAGGAGGAGGAGTTCAACACCATCTACTCCCTGGACATCGTGGAGATCCCCACCAACAAGCCCCTGGCCCGCAAGGACAACCCCGACGTGGTGTACAAGACCGAGGGGGGCAAGCTGCGCGCCGCGGTGGAGCAGATCGCCCAGTGCAACGCCAAGGGCCAGCCCGTGCTGGTGGGCACCGTGTCCATCGAGAAGTCCGAGCACCTGAGCGAGATGCTCAAGCGCAAGGGCATCAAGCACAACGTGCTCAACGCCAAGAACCACGAAAAAGAGGCCGAGATCGTGGCCCAGGCGGGCAAGTTCGGCGCGGTGACGGTGGCCACCAACATGGCCGGCCGCGGCACCGACATCATGCTGGGCGGCAACGCCGAGTATCTGGCCAAGGCCGACCTGAAAAAGGCCGGGCTGTCGGACGAGCTGATCGCCGAGGCCACCGGCTTCGCCGAGACCGACAACCAGGAGATCAACGAGGCCCGGCGCATGTTCTCCGAGGCCGAGGCCAAGTACAAGGGCGAGATCCAGGCCGAGGCCGACAAGGTGCGCGCCGTGGGCGGACTGTTCATCCTGGGCACCGAGCGCCACGAGTCCCGGCGTATCGACAACCAGCTGCGCGGCCGCGCCGGGCGCCAGGGCGACCCCGGCGAGACCAAGTTCTACCTCTCCCTGGAGGACGACATCATGCGCCTGTTCGGCTCCGAGCGGGTGATGGGCATGATGGAGCGCCTGGGCGTGGACGAGGACACCCCCATCGACGCCAAGATGCTCTCGGGCGCCATTGAGAACGCCCAGAAGCAGGTGGAGTCCCGCAACTTCCAGACCCGTAAGACGGTGCTGGAGTACGACGACGTGATGAACACCCAGCGCAAGGTCATCTACGAGCAGCGCCGCAAGGTGCTGGACGGGGACAACCTGAAGGACAGCGTGCAGACCATGCTCTCCACCGTCATCTCCAGCGAGGTGGGCCGCCACCTGGGCGACCAGAAGCACCTGGACGCCGAGGCCTGGCGGGAGGTGCGCGCCCAGTTCAAGGGCCTCTTCCTGGGCGGCGACGAGCTGGCCATGCCGGAGGAGGAGCTGCAGAAATACGGGGCCGAGGAGCTCAGCGGCCTGCTGCTGGAGCGGGCCACCGCCGTTTACGCCCGCAAGGAGAAGGAGCTGGGCGAGCCCCTCATGCGGGAGCTGGAGCGCGTGATGATGCTGCGCGTGGTGGACGAGTACTGGATGGACAACATCGACGCCATGACCGAGCTGCGGCAGGGCATCGGCCTGCGGGCTTACGGCCAGAACGACCCCGTGGTGGAGTACAAGCGCGAGGGCTACGAGATGTTCGAGAACATGATCGCGGCCATCCAGGAGGAGACCATCCGCCGCATCTTCCTGGCCCGGGTGCAGGTGGGCGCGGGCGTCAAGCGCGAGCGGGTGGCCAAGGTCACCGGCGAGAGCGCGGGCAGCGACGGCACCGTGAAGAAGCAGCCCGTCAAAAAGAGCAAGAAGCCCGGGCGCAACGACCCCTGCCCCTGCGGCAGCGGCAAGAAGTACAAGAAGTGCTGCGGCATGTACGACGAAGAGTAA